One window of the Populus nigra chromosome 4, ddPopNigr1.1, whole genome shotgun sequence genome contains the following:
- the LOC133692118 gene encoding protein FAR1-RELATED SEQUENCE 11-like isoform X2 gives MEIMSGLTDVVKETSESGMDSCPDDIGTVEEVPEDTILSRQTSVNLVPFIGQRFVSQDAAYEFYCSFAKQCGFSIRRHRTRGKDGVGRGITRRDFTCHRGGYPQIKASDDGKLQRNRKSSRCGCQAYMRIVKRADFDVPEWRITGFNNFHNHELLKSNEVQLLPAYCTMSADEKSRICMYAKAGMSVRQMLRLMELEKGVKLGCLPFTEIDVRNLLQSFRNVNRDNDAIDLLEMCKYKKDNDPNFKYNFHIDANKRLEQIAWSYASSIQSYEAFGDSIIFDTTHRLDTYDMILGIWIGVDNHGTNCFFGCVLLRDENTESFSWALKYDKWKAEFHRLYGLQSVEDFEIGWRNMVDAYGMHGNKHIISLFALRTFWALPYLRCYFFAGMTSTFQSESINAYIQRVLNAQSLDNFVEQVAAAVEFKEPGPRQKMQRKVHKISLKMGSPIESHAATVLTPYAFNKLQEELVLAPQYASLMVDESYFIVRIHTDMDGGCKVIWIPHDEFISCSCHLFEFSGILCRHVLRVLSTNNCFHIPDRYLPVRWRDVSTSLTKPFQTFTSEEHAEKVQLLQSMVSTLLTESIETEERLDVACDQVAEVLSRIKEFPRPGHGCNDIGYNSPSDSLILPEVEDSDGFVHGFADGNSHEPLTLGKMKERRLRDGINIFRKRRRCSVPCCGQYGHDATDCPMMEGGDLNGDGLGFL, from the exons ATGGAAATAATGTCCGGATTAACAGATGTAGTGAAAGAAACTTCTGAAAGTGGCATGGATTCATGCCCAGACGATATTGGAACTGTGGAGGAAGTGCCAGAGGACACAATTTTGTCACGGCAAACTTCTGTTAACCTTGTCCCTTTTATTGGCCAGAGATTTGTTTCCCAAGATGCTGCATATGAATTTTATTGCAGTTTTGCAAAGCAATGTGGCTTTTCAATCAGACGCCACCGCACTCGAGGAAAAGATGGTGTAGGTAGGGGAATCACAAGAAGGGATTTCACATGCCATCGTGGTGGCTATCCTCAGATAAAAGCTTCGGATGATGGAAAGCTGCAAAGAAATCGAAAATCATCTCGATGTGGATGCCAAGCATACATGCGAATAGTTAAAAGAGCTGATTTTGATGTTCCTGAATGGCGTATAACTGGTTTTAACAACTTCCACAACCATGAACTTCTGAAATCAAATGAAGTACAGCTACTTCCTGCTTATTGCACCATGTCTGCAGATGAAAAAAGTCGGATTTGCATGTATGCAAAAGCTGGCATGTCAGTTCGACAAATGTTGAGGTTAATGGAACTAGAGAAGGGTGTTAAACTTGGCTGCTTACCATTCACAGAAATAGATGTCAGAAACCTGTTACAATCTTTTAGGAATGTTAATCGAGATAATGATGCTATTGACCTTCTTGAAATGTGCAAATACAAGAAGGACAATGATCCCAACTTCAAGTACAACTTCCACATTGATGCAAATAAACGCTTGGAGCAAATTGCTTGGTCATATGCTTCATCTATTCAATCATATGAGGCCTTTGGAGATTCCATAATTTTTGACACAACACACCGTTTGGATACCTATGACATGATTCTAGGGATTTGGATTGGGGTGGACAATCATGGAACTAATTGTTTCTTTGGTTGTGTGCTCCTGCGGGATGAAAATACAGAGTCTTTTTCCTGGGCATTGAAG TATGATAAATGGAAGGCTGAATTCCACCGGCTTTATGGTTTGCAGTCAGTGGAGGATTTTGAAATTGGATGGAGAAACATGGTTGATGCATATGGAATGCATGGAAATAAGCACATCATCAGTTTATTTGCATTGCGCACGTTTTGGGCACTGCCATACTTGAGGTGCTACTTTTTTGCTGGAATGACCAGTACATTTCAGTCAGAGTCCATAAATGCTTATATCCAGCGGGTTTTGAATGCTCAGTCCCTTGATAACTTTGTGGAGCAG GTAGCTGCTGCTGTTGAATTCAAGGAACCAGGACCAAGACAAAAGATGCAAAGAAAGGTTCATAAAATCTCCCTTAAAATGGGATCTCCAATTGAATCTCATGCTGCAACTGTTCTAACACCTTATGCCTTTAATAAACTACAAGAAGAGCTTGTGTTGGCTCCACAATATGCATCACTAATGGTGGATGAGAGTTATTTCATCGTGAGAATCCATACTGATATGGATGGAGGGTGCAAAGTTATTTGGATTCCTCATGATGAATTCATTAGCTGTAGCTGCCATTTGTTTGAGTTTTCAGGAATTCTTTGTAGACATGTTCTCCGTGTTCTATCAACAAACAACTGCTTTCACATTCCGGATCGATATCTACCTGTTCGTTGGCGTGATGTCAGTACTTCTTTGACCAAGCCCTTCCAGACTTTTACTTCAGAAGAACATGCAGAAAAGGTTCAGTTATTACAGTCCATGGTTTCGACACTTCTTACAGAATCAATAGAGACAGAAGAACGTCTTGATGTTGCTTGTGATCAAGTTGCTGAGGTGTTATCTCGTATCAAGGAATTTCCTAGGCCAGGACATGGTTGTAATGATATTGGCTATAATAGTCCATCTGACTCATTGATACTTCCAGAGGTTGAAGATTCTGATGGATTTGTCCATGGTTTTGCTGATGGAAATTCTCATGAACCTTTAACTTTGGGAAAGATGAAAGAGAGAAGACTAAGAGACGGCATTAATATCTTCAGGAAACGTAGGCGTTGCTCTGTGCCTTGCTGTGGACAGTATGGACATGATGCAACTGATTGTCCAATGATGGAAGGTGGTGATTTGAATGGAGATGGACTAGGATTTCTGTAG
- the LOC133692118 gene encoding protein FAR1-RELATED SEQUENCE 11-like isoform X1 produces MEIMSGLTDVVKETSESGMDSCPDDIGTVEEVPEDTILSRQTSVNLVPFIGQRFVSQDAAYEFYCSFAKQCGFSIRRHRTRGKDGVGRGITRRDFTCHRGGYPQIKASDDGKLQRNRKSSRCGCQAYMRIVKRADFDVPEWRITGFNNFHNHELLKSNEVQLLPAYCTMSADEKSRICMYAKAGMSVRQMLRLMELEKGVKLGCLPFTEIDVRNLLQSFRNVNRDNDAIDLLEMCKYKKDNDPNFKYNFHIDANKRLEQIAWSYASSIQSYEAFGDSIIFDTTHRLDTYDMILGIWIGVDNHGTNCFFGCVLLRDENTESFSWALKTFLEFMDGKAPETILTDQNMWLKEAISVEMPGTKHAFCIWHIIAKFSDWFSVPLGSQYDKWKAEFHRLYGLQSVEDFEIGWRNMVDAYGMHGNKHIISLFALRTFWALPYLRCYFFAGMTSTFQSESINAYIQRVLNAQSLDNFVEQVAAAVEFKEPGPRQKMQRKVHKISLKMGSPIESHAATVLTPYAFNKLQEELVLAPQYASLMVDESYFIVRIHTDMDGGCKVIWIPHDEFISCSCHLFEFSGILCRHVLRVLSTNNCFHIPDRYLPVRWRDVSTSLTKPFQTFTSEEHAEKVQLLQSMVSTLLTESIETEERLDVACDQVAEVLSRIKEFPRPGHGCNDIGYNSPSDSLILPEVEDSDGFVHGFADGNSHEPLTLGKMKERRLRDGINIFRKRRRCSVPCCGQYGHDATDCPMMEGGDLNGDGLGFL; encoded by the exons ATGGAAATAATGTCCGGATTAACAGATGTAGTGAAAGAAACTTCTGAAAGTGGCATGGATTCATGCCCAGACGATATTGGAACTGTGGAGGAAGTGCCAGAGGACACAATTTTGTCACGGCAAACTTCTGTTAACCTTGTCCCTTTTATTGGCCAGAGATTTGTTTCCCAAGATGCTGCATATGAATTTTATTGCAGTTTTGCAAAGCAATGTGGCTTTTCAATCAGACGCCACCGCACTCGAGGAAAAGATGGTGTAGGTAGGGGAATCACAAGAAGGGATTTCACATGCCATCGTGGTGGCTATCCTCAGATAAAAGCTTCGGATGATGGAAAGCTGCAAAGAAATCGAAAATCATCTCGATGTGGATGCCAAGCATACATGCGAATAGTTAAAAGAGCTGATTTTGATGTTCCTGAATGGCGTATAACTGGTTTTAACAACTTCCACAACCATGAACTTCTGAAATCAAATGAAGTACAGCTACTTCCTGCTTATTGCACCATGTCTGCAGATGAAAAAAGTCGGATTTGCATGTATGCAAAAGCTGGCATGTCAGTTCGACAAATGTTGAGGTTAATGGAACTAGAGAAGGGTGTTAAACTTGGCTGCTTACCATTCACAGAAATAGATGTCAGAAACCTGTTACAATCTTTTAGGAATGTTAATCGAGATAATGATGCTATTGACCTTCTTGAAATGTGCAAATACAAGAAGGACAATGATCCCAACTTCAAGTACAACTTCCACATTGATGCAAATAAACGCTTGGAGCAAATTGCTTGGTCATATGCTTCATCTATTCAATCATATGAGGCCTTTGGAGATTCCATAATTTTTGACACAACACACCGTTTGGATACCTATGACATGATTCTAGGGATTTGGATTGGGGTGGACAATCATGGAACTAATTGTTTCTTTGGTTGTGTGCTCCTGCGGGATGAAAATACAGAGTCTTTTTCCTGGGCATTGAAG ACGTTCTTGGAGTTCATGGATGGAAAGGCCCCAGAAACTATATTAACTGATCAAAATATGTGGCTTAAAGAAGCCATTTCTGTTGAAATGCCAGGGACCAAGCATGCCTTTTGCATATGGCATATCATTGCAAAGTTCTCTGATTGGTTTTCTGTTCCTCTTGGATCACAGTATGATAAATGGAAGGCTGAATTCCACCGGCTTTATGGTTTGCAGTCAGTGGAGGATTTTGAAATTGGATGGAGAAACATGGTTGATGCATATGGAATGCATGGAAATAAGCACATCATCAGTTTATTTGCATTGCGCACGTTTTGGGCACTGCCATACTTGAGGTGCTACTTTTTTGCTGGAATGACCAGTACATTTCAGTCAGAGTCCATAAATGCTTATATCCAGCGGGTTTTGAATGCTCAGTCCCTTGATAACTTTGTGGAGCAG GTAGCTGCTGCTGTTGAATTCAAGGAACCAGGACCAAGACAAAAGATGCAAAGAAAGGTTCATAAAATCTCCCTTAAAATGGGATCTCCAATTGAATCTCATGCTGCAACTGTTCTAACACCTTATGCCTTTAATAAACTACAAGAAGAGCTTGTGTTGGCTCCACAATATGCATCACTAATGGTGGATGAGAGTTATTTCATCGTGAGAATCCATACTGATATGGATGGAGGGTGCAAAGTTATTTGGATTCCTCATGATGAATTCATTAGCTGTAGCTGCCATTTGTTTGAGTTTTCAGGAATTCTTTGTAGACATGTTCTCCGTGTTCTATCAACAAACAACTGCTTTCACATTCCGGATCGATATCTACCTGTTCGTTGGCGTGATGTCAGTACTTCTTTGACCAAGCCCTTCCAGACTTTTACTTCAGAAGAACATGCAGAAAAGGTTCAGTTATTACAGTCCATGGTTTCGACACTTCTTACAGAATCAATAGAGACAGAAGAACGTCTTGATGTTGCTTGTGATCAAGTTGCTGAGGTGTTATCTCGTATCAAGGAATTTCCTAGGCCAGGACATGGTTGTAATGATATTGGCTATAATAGTCCATCTGACTCATTGATACTTCCAGAGGTTGAAGATTCTGATGGATTTGTCCATGGTTTTGCTGATGGAAATTCTCATGAACCTTTAACTTTGGGAAAGATGAAAGAGAGAAGACTAAGAGACGGCATTAATATCTTCAGGAAACGTAGGCGTTGCTCTGTGCCTTGCTGTGGACAGTATGGACATGATGCAACTGATTGTCCAATGATGGAAGGTGGTGATTTGAATGGAGATGGACTAGGATTTCTGTAG